Proteins encoded in a region of the Pieris napi chromosome 5, ilPieNapi1.2, whole genome shotgun sequence genome:
- the LOC125049895 gene encoding apolipoprotein D-like — MGDFRVTGATRLYFILFCTIIKAVISTGMGKCPIYPQFPNFEMTRMVGPWYEVERSFHLIEIAASCTEIHTSINERGYFVINVHTTNRWTGNPSTSYGLGIPSHTGSSAFRYKLNNRMPYVIGRMLPGAGQYNILFTDYDNFALIWSCTNYSIAHSDRIWVLGREREIDATLRAQIYAIMQELNLDPDRLIISKNNNCTSAPYSDTHYA; from the exons ATGGGGGACTTCAGAGTGACCGGTGCGACTCGTCTGTATTTTATCTTGTTCTGTACAATTATTAAAGCTGTTATTAGTACGGGCATGGGAAAATGTCCGATATACCCACAGTTCCCGAATTTTGAAATGACAAGG ATGGTAGGACCGTGGTACGAGGTCGAGAGATCATTTCATTTAATAGAGATCGCGGCAAGTTGCACCGAAATACACACCAGTATCAACGAGAGGGGGTATTTCGTCATCAACGTACACACTACCAATAGATG GACTGGAAACCCATCAACATCTTATGGACTTGGAATTCCTAGTCACACGGGTTCCTCTGCCTTCCGTTATAAACTCAATAATCGGATGCCATACGTCATTGGACGTATGCTACCAGGCGCCggacaatacaatatattatttacagatTACGATAATTTCGCACTCATTTGGTCCTGCACCAATTATAGCATTGCACATTCAG aTCGCATATGGGTGTTAGGCCGGGAACGCGAAATCGACGCTACTCTTCGCGCGCAAATATACGCTATCATGCAAGAACTGAACTTAGACCCCGATCGACTAATTATCTCTAAGAATAACAATTGCACCAGTGCACCTTATAGTGATACACATTATGCGTAa
- the LOC125049868 gene encoding probable cytosolic Fe-S cluster assembly factor GJ13047, with protein MASRFSGALQLTDLDDFITPSQECIKPVKIEKTKSKTGAKIKIGEDGYFDLSSGREQKLQKVEITLADCLACSGCITSAESVLVTKQSQEELLRVLSERKYTDSKGVTMDVSLVVVSISPQPLLSLALRYKLTAQEATRKVSGYFKKLGADLVLDMTLAEDFSLLEAQQEFLERYRNQQNDPSGKYLPMLASSCPGWVCYAEKTHGSFILPYISSTKSPQQIQGSLVKQHLAGRRELQPSALYHVTLMPCYDKKLEASREDFYSEIYNCQDVDCVITAIELEQMLSSEDKSLSDIMDGELDWPWDECDVKGVKGHIGSGSGGYSDAVFLHAADQLFGATDPPLEYKNLRNPDFREASLEKDGKEVLKFAIANGFRNIQNLVQKLKRGKSPYHYVEVMACPSGCLNGGAQIRPYQGESTRELVGQLYTMYRELPQSDDENQTVSRLYNEWLSGKHSDKARAMLHTQYHALEKSDVALNIKW; from the exons ATGGCTTCTAGATTCAGTGGGGCACTACAATTGACGGACTTAGACGATTTTATAACTCCCTCACAG gAATGTATAAAACCAGTAAAGATTGAAAAAACGAAGAGTAAAACTGGtgccaaaattaaaattggtgAAGATGGATACTTTGATCTGTCAAGTGGAAGAGAGCAGAAGTTACAAAAAGTTGAAATTACATTGGCTGACTGCTTGGCATGTAGTGGATGTATAACATCAGCTGAAAGTGTGCTAGTCACAAAACAAAGCCAAGAAGAATTATTGAG AGTATTATCAGAACGAAAGTACACTGACTCAAAGGGAGTAACAATGGATGTAAGTTTAGTTGTTGTGTCAATATCACCGCAGCCACTGTTGTCCCTTGCTCTAAGATATAAATTGACTGCGCAGGAAGCAACTAGAAAAGTGTCAG gatATTTCAAGAAGCTTGGTGCTGATTTAGTTTTGGATATGACGTTAGCAGAAGACTTCTCATTATTAGAAGCACAACAAGAGTTTCTCGAAAGGTATAGAAATCAACAGAATGATCCATCTGGGAAATATCTGCCTATGCTTGCAAGCTCCTGTCCAG GATGGGTGTGCTATGCAGAGAAAACACACGGTAGCTTCATCTTACCATACATATCCAGTACTAAGTCCCCACAGCAGATTCAGGGTTCCCTCGTAAAGCAGCACCTTGCCGGAAGACGGGAATTGCAGCCATCAGCCCTTTACCATGTGACCCTTATGCCCTGTTATGATAAGAAACTTGAAGCATCTCGAGAAGACTTCTATAGTGAAATATACAACTGTCAGGATGTTGACTGTGTTATTACTGCGA TTGAACTAGAACAAATGCTGTCCAGCGAAGACAAATCACTATCCGACATAATGGATGGAGAACTCGACTGGCCATGGGACGAATGTGACGTCAAGGGGGTCAAGGGACACATAGGGTCTGGTTCTGGGGGCTACAGTGATGCCGTGTTCTTACATGCGGCCGATCAGCTTTTTGGTGCCACCGACCCACCATTGGAGTATAAAAACTTAAG gaaCCCGGACTTCCGAGAAGCATCATTAGAAAAGGACGGTAAAGAAGTTTTAAAGTTTGCGATCGCAAATGGCTTCCGAAACATTCAGAACCTGGTGCAAAAGCTGAAGCGAGGAAAGTCACCGTATCACTATGTAGAAGTTATGGCTTGTCCATCAG GTTGTCTAAATGGCGGTGCCCAAATCCGTCCTTATCAAGGGGAAAGTACGCGGGAATTGGTTGGGCAATTATACACAATGTACCGTGAATTACCTCAAAGTGATGACGAGAATCAAACAGTTTCTCGATTGTATAACGAATGGCTGTCAGGAAAACATTCGGATAAAGCCCGCGCCATGTTACATACGCAATACCACGCTTTGGAAAAGAGTGACGtagctttaaatattaagtggtaa